In Deinococcus sp. Leaf326, the DNA window AAGACGGTCGCCCTTGAGGCGCAACTGCGGCCGCCTCGTGAAGGTGTGGGGGAATCTCTGGATGGCCTGCCTCATAGGACGGGGCTTCCCTGCGGTACCCCACCGCAGGGGAGGGTGCGCAGCAGAGGGTGCGTCTCTGACCGCGCCGCCCTCTCCCCTGCTCTAGCCCGGGCTCAGAACGGCAAATCCTCCTCCAGCACCGGGTGAGTGGGATGGTTGGGGGGAAGAACCACAAGGCCGCCTTCCGGAAGCTGCCGCAGATCGGTGGTCTTCACGCGTAGGCCAGTCAGCTTCAGGGACAGCGCGGCCGTCTTGAGATCGTCGGCCGTCTGGGGAGACCGGTTGTGGTCCAATTTGTACTGGACGACCTGCCCCTTCCCGACGTCCAGACACAGCTGAGGCAGGTTCAGGGCATCCCGAGCCACCACAAGGATGACCTCGCCGCATAGGGCGGCCCGCGCGTAGCTCGACACGCAGTTGTGCAACCCCTCGCTCGTCTCTATGAGGTCGTGCGTCCACGCCACCCGGCGGAACTGCAAGAGGCCGAACGTCGGACACAGTAGGTTCTGATCCAGAACCGCGAAGCGCTCGTCGGTCGCCGAGGGAATCTGGCGGTTCTCCTGCTGAAGGCGGCGATGGATCCGGGCGAGCGTGTCATGGACCTCCCGCAGGGTGCCCCGCGGCGGCATGAAGTCCGGGCGATGGATCCGGGCGAGCGTGTCATGGACCTCCCGCAGGGTGCCCCGCGGCGGCATGAAGTCCGGTTGGGTGACGTGAATCTCTTCCAGCAGATGGCGGGTGTCCCGGAGATGCATGATGACCTGGCTCAGATCAAGGCCTCCAATGCGGAACTGGCGTCTGTGGCGAGCCTGCGCCTTGAGTGGGAGCGGCTGAGCAAGGCCTCGCCCCCAGCCCCGGTTCTGGGCGGCACCGACAGACACAGGGGGACGAACCCGAGGGGGGAACAGGGCGCGCTTGAAGGCCGGGGCCACGTTGATGCGGTCGCGTTCCGAGAGACCGTGCAACAGTCTCTCCGCAGCGACGCGCTCGCCGA includes these proteins:
- a CDS encoding PcfJ domain-containing protein, with translation MHPTASAPHEAFQVLTDFTGPVTALSPEMQAFFAEHIAPRIPAEHQARALKVHLFPHVIQVTGLRDHPFTPGVREFYELTTCFSATSRLPSTGAYAPAPFCRFTTVQERTRLQLKGKRLLLLAQGRIWNISAGRLPREVQLSPEAEQGARDLAWELAHALFSPAQLRHLKAYTARNPDLSTLLCAIRFPAFLTVPVLLQHAQFTTATERRRLLRYQGGVKGYLRHLIGDLPRATHLITGLDRLEFARALHRSGLTSPDLKAAILRHIPTDSAGAVPHGLEFKWLITQVGERVAAERLLHGLSERDRINVAPAFKRALFPPRVRPPVSVGAAQNRGWGRGLAQPLPLKAQARHRRQFRIGGLDLSQVIMHLRDTRHLLEEIHVTQPDFMPPRGTLREVHDTLARIHRPDFMPPRGTLREVHDTLARIHRRLQQENRQIPSATDERFAVLDQNLLCPTFGLLQFRRVAWTHDLIETSEGLHNCVSSYARAALCGEVILVVARDALNLPQLCLDVGKGQVVQYKLDHNRSPQTADDLKTAALSLKLTGLRVKTTDLRQLPEGGLVVLPPNHPTHPVLEEDLPF